A region of the Candidatus Poribacteria bacterium genome:
TCGATGACAACGATACGCCGCCAGGGTCATACGATTTCTACCTCGACTGGTATGAGCTTGACTATTGGCGGGACTTTCAGGCGGAGTCCAATCGCCTTGAATTTAATACCAATACTGAACCGCTCAACGGTGGGCAAGTTCAGTACCGAGTTGGCAACTTCTTTAACGACACAATAGACGTATATCAGTTGGATGAAAACGGAATTACAAGCAGACTCACTGACGGTAAAGTCGTTCGAACGGGAGCGACTCGTCGGATTTTGTTTGAGGATACTGTTAGCCAGTATCGACGCTATTTTGTAATAAGTCGTAGTGCCTATAAAAATATCAACGCACTCGTTCCGACACCACCGACAGCGTTAAGGAACCCCGCTAACCAAGCTGACTATGTCGTCATTACACACTCGACTTTCGCCGAAAATATTCTTCCGCTCGTCGAATTCCGGCGTTCGCAAGGTTTAACAACTATGGTTGTTGATATTGACGATATTTACAATGAATTTAGCGACGGTCTCTTCAACCCCTTTGCGATCCAGAAATTTCTACGATATACCTATCATAATTGGCAACAACCTGCCCCTACGTATGTCCTCCTCGTTGGAGATGCACACTACGACTACAAGGGAGCCACTGTTGATATCTACCGCCAAGATCCGACGTTCCGAGGCACCTATAACCTCTATCCCAACTTCGTGCCGACATACCATGGTTGGGCACCCGCGAGCGGTGAAACTTCTATGGACCAGCGTTTTGTCAATATTAGTGGCGAAGACCCTTTGCCGGATATGTTTATTGGTAGACTCTCGGTGCAAACGCCCGAAGCCCTCACAACCATGGTTCAAAAGATAATTGATTATGAAAAAGATCCGAAGATGGGGGTGTGGCAAGGCACATTAATTCAGGTAGCAGATGACCATACAGACAAACCCAACGATGGTATCTTTGAAGAGTCACGCGATGAACTCATACAGGAGGTTATCCCTCCCGGATACGACACGCGCCAAATCTACCTCCGAAAGATTGGGAGCCCTGACAATACACGTAGGATGATCCTCTCTGCTATCAATAGAGGCGCGCTTGCAATTGAATATGCTGGACACGGTGGAAGCCAGACCTGGGCAGATGAATCTATTTTCCGTATTGAGGATGCCGCCGATTTGCGGAACCAATACCTCCCCTTTGTTATCACAACGACCTGTCTCAATGGACAGTTTGATAAACCACAACAGGCTGGAAATTTTTGCCTCAGCGAACAGTTTCTGTTAGGAAGGTACGGTGCTATTGCGGCACTTTCGGCAACACGGCTCACCTACGGGCAAGCAAATGCTGAGTTTGACATAGACCTCTTTGAAGCCTTGTTTCGTGTTGCTCAGGAGTCGCCAGAATTGGTGACTAACAGTCCGCCCTTACAGCCAACGATAGGATCTATTGTTGCTGATGCCAAAATTAGTTTTCTCAACCGGATTCGGAATATAGATTGGATTCCTGGAACCGAATCATATACACTTTTTGGTGATCCGGCATCTCGCCTTGCCCGTCCCCAACTTGACGTAAAGGTGGAGTTGGAACGCGTCGCGCTCAACGATACACATAAAATTGTGATTAAGGCGAACGAGATAGGCGTGATCCGAAATTCAGGAATCGAAGGTACAGGCGGCGTGAGCTTCACGCGCGCATCCGATTTTAGCACAGAAACATTTTTTGCTTTCGCAGTCTTTGCAAATAATTTTGATGACAATCTACGCAATAACCTCACGCGACGGGTAGGTGGCAACGTCTGGCAGGGAGAGTACGGAACTGTGCGGATCGATGTCCCAAACAACGCGTTACCCGGCAGTGGCTTTGCCCGTATTTTTGCTTATGACGACAGCCGTGCTGCTATCGGTGGCACCCGATTCTGGATAGATACACCTGTTGTATACGACATCCGTGAGACGCTTGATACCAAAGTCACGGATACCCTTAATATCAGTGCCCTCGTCCTTGATGACAAAGGACCGGGTGGCATACGAAGTATAAGCGTTTTATGGGATAATACAGCCACCTTCGTAGACGTCGTGACACCTATGGTCCCTGCCCGCACACCGCTTGGTGATGTTCCACCCGGTGGGCGCTGGTATGAACTTCAGACACCTATTCCACTCCCGAAAGGTGGATTGCAGATACGTTACCGAATTCGCATTACCGATAGTACGGGACATGAAGTCGCCATTCCATCGAAACAAGAACGCAACATCGTCAGAGTTCCTGAGGGACCGAACCTGGCAATCGGCACTGACAAGGTAGATAGGGCCCCTATCCGATATACGTTTGATGAGAAGAAAAACGGTTACCAACTCATAGCAGAATTGATCAATAACGGTGGTCGTCCTGTGTTGGCGGATATTGAGGTCGTATTTGCTGAAGAAAACCCTGACGCTGATGGAGACCTTATCGTTGATGAAACCGCGGATGTTCTTGGGACCGTAGTCGTGAAAGCCACGGATTGGGTAGAAGGGACGTACGTATGGCAACGCGCGACGGCTATCTTAGACCTCAAGACCCCACTTGAGACGGGTGTCCACAAAATTTATGTCCTGGCAGACCCAGAAGACCCGAGTATTGAAGATAAAATTGATGGGAATGTCGAAGAAGCACGTCTCTATGATAACAAGCAGCATGTCTCTTTCATCGTCAACGATTTTAACTATCGACTCGAGGAAGAGTTAACAGCCTTTAGTTTAGACAGGGTGTTTGAGATCCATTTCCCGCCAAACGCGCTTGAAACCGAAACGAAGGGCACGGTAAGTATCCCACTTGCTGTTACATCACAATCACCACCGGACCCGACACAGCCTGATCTCCAATTTGCCCCGATTCCCCGTGTCGCTGCGCTCCGGCGCGGACTCATTCGGCAAGATAGGGCTGTCGCTCAATACTATGAACCCGCATTTCGCACAGACGCATCAGTGCTCGCGAAACCTGCCGAGATCAAGCTCCGTTTTGATGTAAGTGCTTTGGAAGACATCGTACGAGAGGGAAAAGGACTTCAGCCTGACAATCCCGCATTTAAGCATGAATTTACCGAGGTCGCGAACCAGATAGCAATTTATGCGTGGCAGGCAAATGTCGAGAGAGGCCCACAATCGGAGTCTGCTGCTGAGGAGGCGGATGTTAACTTGTCAGCATGGCGACGGTTGCCATCGAAAATTAACTACACCTCTGAAGGCGACTTTCTGCTGGAAAATTATATTACACCCGTACAGATGGAAAATGCAAGTCAACAGAACCTAAAAGCTGATAATATTACCATCAACCCAAACCTCACGCCGGCAGGCACTTGGGTTATCATTTTTCTTGATGGTAGTGAGTACGAAGTATTTCTCAAGCGGAAGGAGGAATCACGGAGCCAGAAGCTTGATAGGACTGGGCAACTTGACAATCCGTTCAGGGAGGAAGCATTTGGTTTAGAATTACGGATTCCACGGCAAGAGAACCCATCTCTTGATGTCAATTACGCCTTTGAATTTGCCGACATCCTCGCTTTTGAAACCGACTATGATCCCCAAGGCGATGTCATCCTTACACGCACGTGGAATACGAATCTCGGTAACGGCAGTGCAACGGTAAATAGTAGGCTTGGACCGAAAGCGGAGTTTGAGACAGGCGACTGGTTCATTTTTTTTACCGATCCTAATTACTATGAACTCCGTGATACTTCTAACGAACCTTCCTATTTTCCCAATGGTGTCAAAATACGCGGGAAGATCAACGAACCTATTTTCCTTACCCATCTCGGCTTTGAACTGCTCGTCACCGCGAGTTCCGAAGAATTTGATTTAGGCGATAAGTTTAAATTCAGTAGTGCTCGCGTCGCTACAATTACAACGGATGTCCCTAAACTCACACGGTTTGCCCTCATGCGTAGCACCGATACCGAACCGCCTACTTTTAACCTCTGGGTAGATGGTCTCCAACCACAAACCGGTAGCGTCATCGCCCCGCGCCCTACTATCTCTATTGTGCTGCAAGATGCAAACGGTATCGATACAGAGTTCTTCTCCCTGCAAAAACAAAAAGATGGTGGACCTTTTGAATCTGTTAGCGACTACGAACTCCGTACACAAGGTGGTATTCAAACGGTCCCAATTGATTATCGACCCATACTCTTCCCGGGCGAGTATACTTTCAACATTGGCGCACAAGATTTCAACAGAAACACTATCGGTGGTGATGACGGTGTTGTTAGTTACAGATTTTTTGTCATTGAAGCTCCCGATATCACACCACCGACTATTGACATTCAAGTCGGTGCGAGCGATAGAGGTTCAGGAAACGAAATGCTTGAGGAGCCTTTGACAGACGGCGCAGTACTCACAGAACAACCCCGCTTCAAGATTACCCTCACCGATGATAATGCACTTGATGAAACCACTTTTCGATTCAATTTTGGAGGTCTGTATGAGGGACTTGAACCATTAGATGCCAGCAATTACATGCAAACTTTTGATCCGGCTGCCCCCGTGAGTGCCGATATCACCTATGCCCCAGACCTCGCTAATGGGGAATATCAACTCCAGATTACTGCGGCAGACACCAGTGAGAACATAGCAGAGTTTGTTACGACCTTTACCTTAAATGAAAAAGTCACGCTCAATGACGTGTTCAATGCCCCGAATCCTGTGGATCGTACATTTGGCGGGAAGACTTTTTTCACCTATCACCTTGCACAGGCACCTGACAGCGTTACAATCAAAGTTTATAGTGTTAACGGTAGACTCCTCAAGACACTCGAGGATGTGAGCGCGAACCGCGGCACCAACGAAACCGGTTGGGATTGCAGAGATGAAGCAGGTGTGCGGTGTGCCAATGGTGTATATTTTTATCGTGTCATTGCCAGCACCGAAAATAGAAAAATAGAAAAGGTCGGAAAACTCGCCATCTTACGATGAGAATGGCTGTCGGAAACCGTTAGCCATTAGCGGTCAGTGAGAGCGGGCACCCCTCTATTGTAAGGGCGAATAATCTGTCGGTTCAAGTATCTTTGAACTTGCCACATTCACCAGCGGACCACCGACTTCCGTTAATCGTTTCGCCGCTTGCCACTCTGGATCGGCGATGAATGCATCCCACGCGCGCTGATAATGTCCGAGATCGTCAAAGGCAAGCATATAGACAAGTTCCGTTGTCGTTGCCTCACCGATAGCAGTTTCCCAAAACCCGATAACCTTCATACCGTGCTTCTCGAACAAAGGGAGTGTAATATTTGCAAACCGGTCATTCAGGTTTTTCATCTTCCCAGGTACGACCTGATACGTGCGTAATTCATAAATCATTTTT
Encoded here:
- a CDS encoding C25 family cysteine peptidase, encoding MKKTLIFFAIVLTLSTVPMLVAVSQTQSGSLPVTGDEVPPLQILAITADTLTARFTLPKLKITTHTSSTVDNSEGVVTDIRFAGADRTLDVGKPQLPIYTQRIGIPVAGTPVVTIIEARSEMRIIENVGVTPDDPVFPTRVSRSSSRTSAKFYPTQLVEVIPSGFVRDQRIGSLQINPVQYNQTTKQLKIFPSVTFRVHFPGAVIGGTIPTAPSTFREPPRAFESLFQETLRNYEQAKSWRKQRRTSYSITDGNHVPGAPPLINANTRRFKIPVAKTDMYRITYNNIKAHTGIEPESIDLDTLRLESSGQKQGVYIFDENENNTLDPGEQIIFYGRALADNKFTDENVYWLRFGLRGEPNAGFETSRVEARDGSPRTPNLISPKAFLTRVRFEENRHHDALAGNDIKSELADHYFGVAFRGGNINTSRKDFPIEPKDIPGAIPRLQIDRIGTLRIKFQGASRKGSARHIARITFNNKILGRDEEWKRQASQTATRYISHNSQNLIFHDTTNYMRIEAFDDNDTPPGSYDFYLDWYELDYWRDFQAESNRLEFNTNTEPLNGGQVQYRVGNFFNDTIDVYQLDENGITSRLTDGKVVRTGATRRILFEDTVSQYRRYFVISRSAYKNINALVPTPPTALRNPANQADYVVITHSTFAENILPLVEFRRSQGLTTMVVDIDDIYNEFSDGLFNPFAIQKFLRYTYHNWQQPAPTYVLLVGDAHYDYKGATVDIYRQDPTFRGTYNLYPNFVPTYHGWAPASGETSMDQRFVNISGEDPLPDMFIGRLSVQTPEALTTMVQKIIDYEKDPKMGVWQGTLIQVADDHTDKPNDGIFEESRDELIQEVIPPGYDTRQIYLRKIGSPDNTRRMILSAINRGALAIEYAGHGGSQTWADESIFRIEDAADLRNQYLPFVITTTCLNGQFDKPQQAGNFCLSEQFLLGRYGAIAALSATRLTYGQANAEFDIDLFEALFRVAQESPELVTNSPPLQPTIGSIVADAKISFLNRIRNIDWIPGTESYTLFGDPASRLARPQLDVKVELERVALNDTHKIVIKANEIGVIRNSGIEGTGGVSFTRASDFSTETFFAFAVFANNFDDNLRNNLTRRVGGNVWQGEYGTVRIDVPNNALPGSGFARIFAYDDSRAAIGGTRFWIDTPVVYDIRETLDTKVTDTLNISALVLDDKGPGGIRSISVLWDNTATFVDVVTPMVPARTPLGDVPPGGRWYELQTPIPLPKGGLQIRYRIRITDSTGHEVAIPSKQERNIVRVPEGPNLAIGTDKVDRAPIRYTFDEKKNGYQLIAELINNGGRPVLADIEVVFAEENPDADGDLIVDETADVLGTVVVKATDWVEGTYVWQRATAILDLKTPLETGVHKIYVLADPEDPSIEDKIDGNVEEARLYDNKQHVSFIVNDFNYRLEEELTAFSLDRVFEIHFPPNALETETKGTVSIPLAVTSQSPPDPTQPDLQFAPIPRVAALRRGLIRQDRAVAQYYEPAFRTDASVLAKPAEIKLRFDVSALEDIVREGKGLQPDNPAFKHEFTEVANQIAIYAWQANVERGPQSESAAEEADVNLSAWRRLPSKINYTSEGDFLLENYITPVQMENASQQNLKADNITINPNLTPAGTWVIIFLDGSEYEVFLKRKEESRSQKLDRTGQLDNPFREEAFGLELRIPRQENPSLDVNYAFEFADILAFETDYDPQGDVILTRTWNTNLGNGSATVNSRLGPKAEFETGDWFIFFTDPNYYELRDTSNEPSYFPNGVKIRGKINEPIFLTHLGFELLVTASSEEFDLGDKFKFSSARVATITTDVPKLTRFALMRSTDTEPPTFNLWVDGLQPQTGSVIAPRPTISIVLQDANGIDTEFFSLQKQKDGGPFESVSDYELRTQGGIQTVPIDYRPILFPGEYTFNIGAQDFNRNTIGGDDGVVSYRFFVIEAPDITPPTIDIQVGASDRGSGNEMLEEPLTDGAVLTEQPRFKITLTDDNALDETTFRFNFGGLYEGLEPLDASNYMQTFDPAAPVSADITYAPDLANGEYQLQITAADTSENIAEFVTTFTLNEKVTLNDVFNAPNPVDRTFGGKTFFTYHLAQAPDSVTIKVYSVNGRLLKTLEDVSANRGTNETGWDCRDEAGVRCANGVYFYRVIASTENRKIEKVGKLAILR
- a CDS encoding NIPSNAP family protein, whose product is MIYELRTYQVVPGKMKNLNDRFANITLPLFEKHGMKVIGFWETAIGEATTTELVYMLAFDDLGHYQRAWDAFIADPEWQAAKRLTEVGGPLVNVASSKILEPTDYSPLQ